One genomic segment of bacterium includes these proteins:
- a CDS encoding TfoX/Sxy family protein, with the protein MPLDENLNARIRALVADGLEVGGKAVRPRQVAEKKMFGGVCFLYRGNMFCGADAKNGLMVRVGPDQHDKALAHKHARPMDFTGKPMKGFVFVANEGTRTKAQLAKWVQMGLAFAGSLPAK; encoded by the coding sequence ATGCCCCTCGACGAGAACCTCAACGCCCGCATCCGCGCCCTCGTCGCCGACGGCCTCGAGGTGGGCGGCAAGGCGGTCCGGCCCAGGCAGGTCGCCGAGAAGAAGATGTTCGGGGGCGTGTGCTTCCTCTACCGCGGGAACATGTTCTGCGGGGCCGACGCGAAGAACGGCCTCATGGTCCGCGTCGGGCCCGACCAGCACGACAAGGCCCTCGCCCACAAGCACGCCCGGCCCATGGACTTCACCGGCAAGCCCATGAAGGGGTTCGTCTTCGTGGCGAACGAGGGCACGCGCACGAAGGCGCAGCTGGCGAAGTGGGTTCAGATGGGCCTCGCCTTCGCGGGGTCGTTGCCGGCGAAGTAG